A region of the Drosophila subpulchrella strain 33 F10 #4 breed RU33 chromosome 3L, RU_Dsub_v1.1 Primary Assembly, whole genome shotgun sequence genome:
AGTGTTAACAAAATGTCTTAGTCACTCTCAATTACTTAATTAACAATTGCAAATCTTGCTGCGCTTTGCTCGCCTGCTCTACTGTCTTCGTGTGTGTGTATAAGGTTTTTGTAGCATCGGTATCCAGCATTACTCGACAAACTCCGGCTCGCCGGAGTATGTGCATCCAGGATTCTTGATGATGTGCCCGGCCGCATAGTTGCCACACCGGATGCAGACGTCCAGCGACTTGCCCTGCACAAACTGCGACAGGAAACCTCCAACGAATGCGTCCCCAGCGCCATTGGTATCCACAATCTCATGCACCGCCAATTTCGTGACCGGGAACTCCTGCACCGAGTCCTGCTGGAAGAGCAGGACGGGATCGCAGCCCTGCGTGAGAATGGCAATGCGCGGCCGGGCCGGATTCAGTTTGTCGAACGCCACCAGTCGCTTGCCAATCTCGCGCAGATCCCCGCTTGGCCAACTCTGGGCCTCGGCGAAGGCCTGTGCCTCCGCTTCGTTGCCGAAGATTATGTCCACGTAGGGCAGGACGGCCAGCAGCGGTGCCATGTAGAATTGCGATATGAATGGTGCGCTGAGGTTCATTAGGAACGGTCGCTGCTTGGCATGGGCGGTGGCCGCCACCTGCATGATGCTCGGCGGGTTGACGGTGAGAAAGAAGCCCTGTGGAAATGGAAAAGGTTGCAGGTTATTAATTCAAATTTCTATCTAGATTTATAGGGTTTAGAAGTAGATAACGAAACAAATgagaaaatacttttaaaattgttattttgagACCTTTTTAAACTGAAGAAATTTACCTTGCAATAAGCTtatgtaaatttaaatatggaaTTTTTACCATCATAATTTCAAGTAAAGTAAGTGTTACAAAAAAATCTTAGGGCCACAGGAGAAAATTATTAACCAATTCACATAAATCCAATACAAAAATCGTATTTGTTagttaaaaatatgttatCGCAGTTTGAACTTCACAAGGTagttaattcaaaattaaattaaaaaataaaatttttttaaacgatTCCCATAACATTGTTGATAAACTAAGTTAGTTTGCAATCGAGAAACACATCTAATCACTATGGTATGCGATCGCTTTATAACTTACTTCCCGTTGGGTCATTTAGTTATTGCTTCCCGCATCGATTCTACGGTTTATCTCAAAAAAGAAGCACTGCACTCACCGATATGTAGTAGTACTGGGCGTTCTCCACCAGAGCCTTGTTGCTGGGCTCTTCCAGGTGATCGATGGTAAATTGGTTCGCCGCCGCCAGATTGGCGCAGAGCGATCGGTGAGTGCCGGTGATCAGGACGGCACAGGTACCCGTGGGTACGTCCTGCTTCACCTGGTAGTGGACATCCAGTCCAGCGGATTGAGCCTTCTCCTTCAGGATTTGGGCGTACCTATCCTCGCCGACGCAGCCGAAGAACACAGCCACC
Encoded here:
- the LOC119553933 gene encoding adenosine kinase isoform X1; its protein translation is MCDRISSNVREGILVGCGNPLLDISAVVPMDFLQRYSMNEDDAILAEERHMPIYGELVEGYRAEFLAGGSVQNSLRIAQWILRQPRVAVFFGCVGEDRYAQILKEKAQSAGLDVHYQVKQDVPTGTCAVLITGTHRSLCANLAAANQFTIDHLEEPSNKALVENAQYYYISGFFLTVNPPSIMQVAATAHAKQRPFLMNLSAPFISQFYMAPLLAVLPYVDIIFGNEAEAQAFAEAQSWPSGDLREIGKRLVAFDKLNPARPRIAILTQGCDPVLLFQQDSVQEFPVTKLAVHEIVDTNGAGDAFVGGFLSQFVQGKSLDVCIRCGNYAAGHIIKNPGCTYSGEPEFVE
- the LOC119553933 gene encoding adenosine kinase isoform X2, encoding MTSTLQEGILVGCGNPLLDISAVVPMDFLQRYSMNEDDAILAEERHMPIYGELVEGYRAEFLAGGSVQNSLRIAQWILRQPRVAVFFGCVGEDRYAQILKEKAQSAGLDVHYQVKQDVPTGTCAVLITGTHRSLCANLAAANQFTIDHLEEPSNKALVENAQYYYISGFFLTVNPPSIMQVAATAHAKQRPFLMNLSAPFISQFYMAPLLAVLPYVDIIFGNEAEAQAFAEAQSWPSGDLREIGKRLVAFDKLNPARPRIAILTQGCDPVLLFQQDSVQEFPVTKLAVHEIVDTNGAGDAFVGGFLSQFVQGKSLDVCIRCGNYAAGHIIKNPGCTYSGEPEFVE